In the Malaya genurostris strain Urasoe2022 chromosome 1, Malgen_1.1, whole genome shotgun sequence genome, one interval contains:
- the LOC131426257 gene encoding death-associated protein kinase related codes for MLLPEGFRHVGDGRLDVDDSRLQQLRVQQDLAEIYDIEESWFAKGKYGIVRRAVDKKTGVNYAAKFLRRRRRGQCCAKEINHEIAVLMLCANSHHIVRLHAVHETRSETALILELATGGELQTLIDSKGQLSEAKTRTCMREILRALHHLHEQSIAHLDLKPQNILLSGDDVEEGLKLCDFGIARIVEDTGKIYEILGTPDYVAPEVLHYEPLSLRTDIWSIGVLTYVLLTGCSPFGGDNKQETFLNITKCLLTFPEELFEEVSMDAIDFIQSALRIKPKERPTVMECLEHRWLKEDSLSFASELLAASVVVKLQSDPTEQARSCPAITSVVEETTLPEEQVVEVVYINGHSHSNGTGSSEEPVVNGEQPKQTAEEELDDEAETNKENVLVQSAAQQQQPLASVVEIVSVSLFPDAPTTPKVSRKAPPSEQQQNGQLIHHNHQNGHHHHHLHHHSHHHNNVVMVSSSRQTCNGTATSNVTSLTATTTTPSMPAVASTTTSSPSVVKAYVQKFQQQQQQQQQQQQQQQHQHQESATATVMLPMENGFCAAAAATLCCLKCGEETGTGATAAGLAVAVATVASRKTLQCGDKGIIC; via the exons AGGAAAGTACGGCATCGTGCGGCGAGCGGTCGACAAGAAAACTGGCGTCAACTACGCTGCCAAGTTTCTGCGCCGACGGCGCCGTGGCCAGTGCTGTGCCAAGGAAATCAATCACGAAATAGCAGTGCTGATGCTGTGCGCCAACTCACATCACATCGTGCGGTTGCACGCGGTTCACGAGACCCGCTCGGAGACGGCACTGATTCTGGAACT cGCTACCGGTGGCGAACTACAGACACTAATCGACAGCAAAGGGCAGCTTTCGGAGGCGAAAACACGGACCTGTATGCGGGAAATTTTGCGTGCTCTCCATCATCTCCACGAACAGTCCATTGCCCATCTGGACTTGAAACCGCAGAACATTCTGCTCAGTGGAGACGATGTTGAAG AAGGACTCAAACTGTGCGACTTCGGTATCGCGCGTATTGTCGAGGATACGGGCAAGATATACGAGATTCTCGGCACACCGGATTACGTGGCCCCCGAGGTGCTCCACTACGAGCCGCTATCGTTGCGGACCGACATCTGGTCGATCGGGGTGCTGACGTACGTCCTTCTTACCGGATGTTCACCGTTCGGCGGGGACAACAAACAGGAAACGTTCCTTAATATAACCAAATGTTTACTCACCTTCCCGGAGGAACTGTTCGAGGAAGTGTCGATGGATGCGATTGATTTTATCCAGAGTGCGCTTCGAATTAAGCCGAA ggAGCGCCCTACAGTCATGGAGTGTCTTGAGCACCGATGGTTAAAGGAAGACAGTTTAAGCTTTGCCAGTGAATTGTTGGCTGCCTCCGTTGTAGTAAAACTACAATCAGACCCCACGGAACAAGCCCGGTCCTGCCCAGCAATCACTTCGGTTGTAGAAGAAACGACTTTACCCGAAGAGCAAGTGGTCGAAGTGGTGTATATCAACGGTCATAGTCACAGTAACGGTACTGGCAGTTCCGAGGAACCCGTTGTCAATGGCGAGCAACCGAAACAAACAGCCGAGGAAGAGTTGGATGATGAAGCGGAAACGAACAAGGAAAACGTTCTAGTACAAAGTGCAGCTCAACAGCAGCAACCGTTGGCCAGTGTGGTGGAGATTGTCAGTGTTTCGTTGTTTCCGGACGCACCAACCACTCCGAAAGTCAGTCGAAAGGCGCCCCCTTCCGAGCAGCAACAGAATGGTCAGCTGATTCACCACAACCACCAGAATGGCCATCATCACCATCACCTACACCATCACAGTCATCATCACAACAACGTGGTCATGGTGAGTAGTAGTAGGCAAACGTGCAACGGTACGGCTACTAGCAACGTGACATCGTtgacggcgacgacgacgacaccaTCGATGCCGGCAGTAGCTTCGACAACAACAAGCTCCCCATCAGTAGTCAAAGCATACGTACAAAAGttccagcaacaacaacaacaacaacaacaacagcaacaacagcagcagcatcagcacCAGGAATCCGCAACGGCAACGGTGATGCTTCCGATGGAAAACGGTTTCTGTGCTGCAGCGGCCGCAACTCTGTGTTGCCTGAAGTGTGGCGAAGAAACGGGCACCGGAGCGACAGCAGCCGGATTGGCAGTGGCCGTAGCCACCGTTGCCAGCCGGAAGACGCTTCAGTGCGGTGACAAGGGTATCATCTGCTGA